Proteins co-encoded in one Sphingopyxis sp. BE259 genomic window:
- a CDS encoding phage tail protein, with protein MATLVLTVVGGIVGGPVGAAIGAALGQQVDAQIFKPKGREGPRLADLKVQASTYGQQIPQLFGTMRVAGSVVWATDLIERRSKRGGGKGRPSTTEYSYAVSLAVALSSRPIRAIRRIWADGNLLRGTSGTFQERCTFRWHDGGEDQAVDPLIASATGMTSASAFRGLAYAVFEGLELGAFGNRIPSLTFEVEADTGTVDAGMIGDRLLGETGRCFGAWPFTGYAASGDRARDALAPLFDVDGVRVATGSEQWRLAPAELTGAPLMLSGFCEALRMEIEHDAIERQRAPLSSLPGSIRLRHYEPERDYQLGQQASQVAGGGVREERIDLPAVLPAPSARALAQRLAAAAADGRETLIWQADLAALALPVGHVVTLADGSAWRLAARTVRANEILIELKRHQPVPAADLPAAPGIPVRAPDWPDAVGTVQLFDLPNLGSPGAVSARVLIAAAGSNDGWRGADCWFVPVAGAEPIALGTVRPAAALGQLSAPLATGSEMLFDRAATLMVTLVNPAMTLESVGDAALLGGANRAMVGNELVQFGVAEAVGAGAWRLSHLLRGRAGTAQALGHPAGAPFVLIDDGAPMLLPETLATAAESGGALLQWTPRGATAMTEMAVPAATSALRPLAPVHGRVVPDGAGGVVIGWRRRSRVDTGWRDHTDLPLGEGREAWRIALSPPVPGRAPWERDAPTLHLAAADLAGLPTGTAILIRQVGDFALSPPLSLPLT; from the coding sequence ATGGCGACGTTGGTGCTGACGGTGGTCGGCGGGATCGTTGGGGGACCGGTGGGCGCTGCGATCGGCGCGGCGCTGGGGCAACAGGTCGATGCCCAGATCTTTAAGCCGAAAGGGCGCGAGGGGCCGCGGCTCGCCGATCTGAAGGTCCAGGCATCAACCTATGGCCAGCAAATCCCACAGCTGTTCGGGACGATGCGCGTCGCGGGCAGCGTGGTCTGGGCGACCGACCTGATCGAACGGCGGAGCAAACGCGGCGGCGGCAAGGGGCGGCCGTCGACGACCGAATATAGCTATGCGGTGTCGTTGGCGGTCGCGCTGTCGTCGCGTCCGATCCGCGCGATCCGGCGCATCTGGGCCGACGGCAACCTACTGCGCGGCACCAGCGGGACGTTTCAGGAGCGCTGCACGTTTCGCTGGCATGACGGCGGCGAGGACCAGGCCGTCGACCCGTTGATTGCTTCGGCGACCGGAATGACGTCGGCGAGCGCTTTTCGCGGGCTGGCCTATGCGGTGTTCGAGGGGCTTGAACTGGGCGCCTTTGGCAACCGGATTCCCTCGCTGACCTTTGAAGTAGAGGCCGACACGGGAACGGTCGATGCCGGGATGATCGGCGATCGCCTGTTGGGCGAGACCGGGCGATGTTTCGGGGCGTGGCCGTTCACCGGCTATGCCGCGTCGGGCGACCGGGCGCGCGACGCGCTGGCGCCGTTGTTCGATGTCGATGGTGTGCGGGTGGCGACCGGTTCGGAGCAGTGGCGGCTGGCCCCTGCAGAGTTGACCGGCGCGCCGCTGATGCTGAGCGGTTTTTGCGAGGCGCTGCGGATGGAAATCGAGCACGATGCAATCGAGCGCCAACGCGCGCCATTGTCGTCGTTGCCGGGGTCGATCCGGCTGCGCCACTATGAACCTGAACGCGATTATCAGCTGGGGCAGCAGGCAAGCCAGGTCGCGGGGGGCGGCGTGCGCGAGGAGCGGATCGACCTGCCCGCAGTGTTGCCGGCGCCGTCGGCACGGGCGCTGGCGCAGCGCCTGGCTGCGGCGGCGGCGGATGGGCGCGAGACATTGATCTGGCAGGCCGATCTGGCGGCGCTGGCACTGCCGGTCGGGCATGTCGTGACGCTGGCTGATGGCAGCGCATGGCGCCTCGCGGCGCGGACGGTGCGCGCGAACGAGATATTGATCGAATTGAAGCGGCACCAACCAGTGCCCGCCGCCGACCTGCCCGCCGCGCCGGGGATCCCGGTGCGCGCGCCCGACTGGCCCGATGCGGTCGGGACGGTGCAGCTGTTCGATCTGCCGAATCTGGGAAGCCCGGGCGCCGTGTCGGCGCGGGTTCTGATCGCTGCTGCGGGCAGCAATGATGGCTGGCGCGGTGCCGATTGCTGGTTCGTGCCGGTCGCCGGGGCCGAGCCCATCGCGCTGGGAACGGTGCGGCCGGCGGCGGCGCTGGGGCAGTTGTCAGCGCCGCTGGCGACGGGAAGCGAAATGCTGTTCGACCGCGCCGCGACCCTGATGGTGACGCTGGTCAACCCGGCGATGACGCTGGAATCGGTCGGCGACGCGGCGCTGCTGGGCGGTGCCAATCGGGCGATGGTGGGCAACGAGTTGGTGCAGTTCGGTGTCGCCGAGGCGGTGGGAGCGGGCGCGTGGCGCCTGTCGCATTTGCTGCGTGGCCGCGCCGGGACGGCGCAGGCGTTGGGGCATCCGGCGGGTGCGCCTTTTGTTCTGATCGATGATGGCGCACCGATGCTGTTGCCCGAAACGCTCGCCACGGCGGCGGAAAGCGGCGGCGCACTGCTGCAATGGACACCGCGCGGCGCGACGGCGATGACCGAGATGGCGGTTCCCGCGGCGACCAGCGCGCTGCGGCCGCTGGCGCCGGTGCATGGCCGGGTGGTGCCCGATGGGGCGGGCGGTGTCGTCATTGGCTGGCGCCGCCGCAGCCGCGTCGATACCGGCTGGCGCGACCATACAGACCTGCCGCTGGGCGAAGGACGCGAGGCGTGGCGTATCGCGTTGTCGCCGCCCGTGCCCGGGCGGGCGCCGTGGGAGCGCGACGCACCGACGCTGCATCTTGCGGCGGCGGACCTGGCTGGATTGCCTACCGGCACCGCGATCCTGATTCGCCAGGTCGGCGATTTTGCGCTGTCGCCGCCGCTGTCTTTGCCGCTGACCTGA
- a CDS encoding tail tape measure protein, which yields MDEIDEMVVAVRADTSAFRRDIAALRGELEGSLGSGADAAGRAIERALSRAIVAGKLGFEDLKRLALAVMADIARAAISNGIGALGGGGSGASQGGGGLLALALSLFGAPGRATGGPVSAGRAYRVGERGPELFVPTASGRIEAAGGGARNIAITVNVQGQTDSEPQRLAQTGRQLARAVRRAVASGED from the coding sequence ATGGATGAGATCGACGAGATGGTGGTGGCGGTGCGCGCCGACACCAGCGCGTTCCGGCGCGACATTGCGGCGCTGCGTGGTGAGCTGGAGGGGTCGCTGGGGTCTGGCGCCGATGCGGCAGGGCGGGCGATCGAACGCGCGCTGAGCCGCGCGATCGTGGCGGGCAAGCTGGGGTTCGAGGATCTGAAGCGGCTGGCGCTGGCGGTGATGGCCGACATTGCACGCGCCGCGATTTCGAACGGGATCGGGGCGCTGGGCGGCGGCGGATCAGGCGCGAGTCAGGGCGGCGGTGGTCTGCTGGCGCTGGCGCTGTCGCTGTTCGGGGCGCCGGGACGCGCAACGGGCGGCCCGGTGAGCGCCGGGCGCGCCTATCGGGTCGGCGAGCGCGGACCCGAGCTGTTCGTGCCGACCGCGAGCGGGCGGATCGAGGCGGCAGGCGGCGGCGCGCGCAATATCGCGATCACGGTGAATGTGCAGGGGCAGACGGACAGCGAGCCACAACGGCTGGCGCAGACCGGGCGGCAGCTGGCGCGCGCGGTGCGTCGAGCGGTGGCTAGTGGGGAAGATTGA
- a CDS encoding peptidoglycan endopeptidase, with the protein MADGASRAFAAAQTMVGARFRPQGRDPATGVDCVGLVWAAYRAVGERLVAPSNYPLRGWSRAQVEAGLTAAGFSPVEDAARVGDVALIGCPARQFHLGLIGVTTFVHAHAGLRCVVETPIDALAPDAVRWRFIETGDDDGDVGADGGRRDRWGTGGRCDRRGAGATGRCPDL; encoded by the coding sequence GTGGCTGACGGCGCCAGCCGCGCCTTTGCAGCGGCACAGACGATGGTCGGCGCGCGGTTTCGCCCGCAGGGCCGCGACCCGGCGACGGGCGTCGATTGCGTCGGGCTGGTCTGGGCCGCCTATAGGGCGGTCGGCGAGCGACTGGTAGCGCCATCAAACTATCCGTTGCGCGGCTGGTCGCGGGCACAGGTCGAGGCGGGGTTGACGGCGGCGGGGTTCTCCCCGGTCGAGGACGCCGCACGCGTTGGCGATGTGGCGCTGATTGGATGCCCGGCGAGGCAGTTCCATCTGGGGCTGATCGGGGTGACAACATTTGTCCATGCCCACGCCGGTTTGCGGTGCGTGGTTGAGACGCCGATTGATGCGCTGGCACCCGACGCGGTGCGGTGGCGATTTATAGAGACAGGGGATGACGATGGCGACGTTGGTGCTGACGGTGGTCGGCGGGATCGTTGGGGGACCGGTGGGCGCTGCGATCGGCGCGGCGCTGGGGCAACAGGTCGATGCCCAGATCTTTAA
- a CDS encoding DUF2793 domain-containing protein, which translates to MTDIPLTPRFALPLLALAQAQKEMTHNEALTLIDALVHAAVMAGPLNDPPSAPVPGQCWLVGAAATGAWAGQATAIALWTVGGWRFAAASPAMQVTRLTDGARLRFEAGEWVAPVAISAPSGGSTADTEARSTLTTLIAALEAQGLLISG; encoded by the coding sequence ATGACCGACATACCGCTGACCCCGCGCTTTGCCTTGCCATTGCTGGCGTTGGCGCAGGCGCAAAAGGAAATGACGCACAATGAGGCGCTGACCCTGATCGACGCGCTGGTTCATGCCGCGGTTATGGCGGGGCCGCTGAACGACCCGCCGTCGGCGCCGGTGCCGGGGCAATGCTGGCTGGTCGGCGCGGCAGCGACGGGTGCCTGGGCCGGGCAGGCGACCGCCATCGCGCTGTGGACGGTCGGGGGATGGCGTTTTGCCGCCGCGTCGCCGGCGATGCAGGTGACGCGCCTGACCGACGGGGCGCGGCTGCGATTCGAGGCGGGGGAATGGGTGGCGCCGGTGGCGATCAGTGCTCCTTCGGGCGGCTCGACAGCGGACACCGAAGCGCGTAGCACGCTGACCACGCTCATCGCCGCGCTTGAGGCGCAGGGTCTTCTGATCTCAGGCTGA
- a CDS encoding DUF2163 domain-containing protein: MVMLAAPDWLRAEVVTLAWCWRLARRDGVVIGLTSHDRDLLVGGLVYRAAPGMKPSALETSDSLEAATMDLEGAIASDAIAARDLDAGRWDGAELELFVTDWTESEAAPVTVARGSLGAIERRGAAFAAELQGVTRLLDRPVCPATSPSCRAMLGDWACRVDLAPLSHVRRVVAVAGRAVTLDSAVAGLAFGELRWIEGANCGLSSPVIAADGAVLQLAEGPAFSVAGAVRVRLIEGCDKQLATCRDRFANAINFRGEAHLPGNDLLTRYPGG; encoded by the coding sequence ATGGTGATGCTGGCCGCGCCCGACTGGCTGCGCGCCGAAGTCGTGACGCTGGCGTGGTGCTGGCGGCTGGCGCGGCGCGACGGGGTGGTGATCGGGCTGACCTCGCACGACCGCGACCTGCTGGTCGGCGGACTGGTCTATCGCGCCGCGCCGGGGATGAAGCCGTCGGCGCTGGAGACGAGCGACAGCCTGGAGGCGGCGACGATGGACCTCGAGGGCGCAATCGCGAGCGATGCGATTGCGGCGCGCGATCTGGATGCGGGGCGCTGGGACGGCGCCGAACTGGAATTGTTCGTGACCGACTGGACCGAATCGGAAGCGGCGCCGGTGACGGTGGCGCGCGGATCGCTGGGAGCGATCGAGCGGCGCGGGGCGGCGTTCGCGGCGGAGTTGCAGGGGGTGACGCGGTTGCTCGACCGGCCGGTGTGCCCGGCGACGTCGCCGTCGTGCCGCGCGATGCTGGGCGACTGGGCGTGCCGGGTCGATCTGGCGCCGCTGTCTCATGTCCGGCGCGTGGTGGCGGTCGCCGGGCGGGCGGTCACACTGGACAGCGCGGTGGCGGGACTGGCGTTCGGCGAATTGCGGTGGATCGAGGGCGCCAATTGCGGCTTGTCCAGCCCGGTGATCGCGGCCGACGGCGCGGTGTTGCAACTGGCCGAAGGACCGGCGTTTTCGGTGGCGGGCGCGGTGCGGGTGCGGCTGATCGAAGGATGCGACAAGCAGCTGGCGACGTGCCGCGACCGCTTTGCCAATGCGATCAATTTTCGCGGTGAGGCCCATCTGCCGGGCAATGATCTGCTCACCCGTTATCCCGGTGGCTGA
- a CDS encoding DUF2460 domain-containing protein: MGWALVAAAEPHHRKGWVKRFDPRFWTVDFARPMMASVSDPAPRTLRVEAVFYRKQDLAGLIWESEDRWDHPLLAYETKRDFRRTQLSFRWRSGGVKPLDALHGPTLTIEGRDAAGSPRAWYVRSWNYAVGTAEDAVVTLDFDALDGGFLLPGEADPVWAGDVDRMFISLVPPTYDGADGVLAASVEGWAEMSAIACSGSGSVLAIGDAVLPETALGMTNGYDDCYHLTPARVVRQIAQLGYRGDVVHYVGMSHYMRLEPGGDGFCVSLAGGALNRPAREWHRALAAGCAAAGLGLIWSLSYEVFDAYCPASWKQRDADGAPALTGWVPPSTLLSPANAAAMGYLQLVARAFVAIGRDAGLAPKFQVGEPWWWVNPGGKICGYDGATGAALGEASVAIADVRGTLSAPQRAMLDALGALLATSTAALVAAARHEAGAAGLQSFLLVFLPTVLDPAAPEVRRANVPLAWAKPAFDVLQLEDYDWVTAGRGAETAGARAAMVVRLGYPADEQQYFSGFVLDAEDRGQWRAIADAADAARRAGVARTFVWALPQVARDGFVAFDGEDEVQAFDAVDFPLAIGREAMVATEFSTQIVSSPSGHEQRASEWAEARMAYDAGPGIRSEADVRVLADFFRARRGAARGFRFRDPFDASSAADGGLPTASDQMLGVGDGVRRQFALVKLYGAGDAEQVRAIRLPVAGSVRVSVDGIETAGFSVTGAGEVLLDVAPAAGIAVRAGFLFDVPVRFAEDRLEASRATFLAGEIARVPLVEVRAPW; the protein is encoded by the coding sequence ATGGGCTGGGCATTGGTGGCGGCGGCCGAGCCGCATCATCGCAAGGGTTGGGTGAAGCGGTTCGATCCGCGCTTTTGGACGGTCGATTTCGCGCGGCCGATGATGGCGAGCGTGAGTGATCCGGCACCGCGAACGCTGCGCGTCGAGGCGGTGTTTTACCGCAAGCAGGATCTGGCGGGGTTGATTTGGGAAAGCGAGGATCGCTGGGATCATCCGCTGCTGGCGTATGAGACGAAGCGCGATTTCCGGCGCACGCAGCTGAGCTTTCGGTGGCGGTCGGGCGGGGTCAAGCCGCTCGATGCGCTGCACGGGCCGACGCTGACCATCGAGGGACGCGATGCGGCGGGGAGCCCGCGTGCCTGGTATGTGCGGTCGTGGAATTATGCGGTCGGGACGGCGGAAGATGCGGTCGTCACGCTGGATTTCGATGCGCTGGACGGCGGGTTCCTGCTGCCCGGCGAGGCCGATCCGGTGTGGGCGGGGGACGTGGACCGGATGTTCATCTCGCTGGTGCCGCCGACCTATGATGGCGCCGATGGGGTGCTGGCGGCGTCGGTCGAGGGCTGGGCCGAGATGAGCGCGATCGCCTGTTCGGGATCGGGATCGGTGCTGGCGATCGGCGATGCGGTGCTGCCCGAAACCGCGCTGGGCATGACCAACGGCTATGACGATTGCTATCACCTGACCCCGGCGCGGGTGGTGCGGCAGATCGCGCAATTGGGCTATCGCGGCGATGTCGTCCATTATGTCGGGATGAGCCATTATATGCGGCTCGAACCCGGCGGCGACGGGTTTTGTGTCAGCCTGGCGGGCGGGGCGCTGAACCGGCCCGCGCGCGAATGGCACCGGGCGCTGGCGGCGGGGTGCGCGGCGGCGGGGCTGGGGCTGATCTGGTCGCTGTCCTATGAGGTGTTCGACGCCTATTGCCCGGCGAGCTGGAAACAGCGCGATGCCGACGGCGCCCCGGCGCTGACCGGGTGGGTGCCGCCATCGACCCTGTTGTCGCCCGCCAATGCGGCGGCGATGGGATATTTGCAGCTGGTCGCGCGGGCGTTTGTCGCGATCGGTCGTGATGCGGGGCTGGCGCCGAAATTCCAGGTCGGCGAGCCGTGGTGGTGGGTCAATCCGGGCGGCAAGATCTGTGGTTATGATGGTGCGACGGGTGCGGCACTGGGCGAGGCGAGCGTCGCGATTGCCGACGTGCGCGGGACGCTGAGCGCGCCGCAGCGGGCGATGCTGGACGCTTTGGGGGCGTTGCTCGCGACATCGACGGCGGCGCTGGTCGCGGCGGCGCGGCATGAGGCGGGGGCGGCAGGGCTTCAGTCCTTTCTGTTGGTGTTTTTGCCGACTGTGCTCGACCCGGCGGCGCCCGAGGTGCGGCGGGCCAATGTGCCGCTGGCGTGGGCGAAGCCGGCTTTCGATGTGTTGCAGCTGGAGGATTATGATTGGGTGACCGCAGGGCGCGGCGCCGAGACCGCGGGGGCGCGGGCGGCGATGGTAGTGCGACTGGGCTATCCGGCTGACGAGCAGCAATATTTTTCGGGCTTTGTGCTGGACGCGGAGGATCGCGGGCAGTGGCGGGCGATCGCCGACGCCGCCGACGCGGCGCGGCGGGCGGGGGTGGCGCGGACGTTCGTGTGGGCGCTGCCGCAAGTGGCGCGCGACGGGTTCGTGGCTTTCGACGGGGAGGATGAGGTGCAGGCTTTTGATGCGGTGGATTTCCCGCTGGCGATCGGGCGCGAGGCGATGGTGGCGACCGAATTTTCGACCCAAATCGTGAGCTCGCCATCGGGGCATGAACAGCGGGCGAGCGAATGGGCCGAGGCGCGGATGGCTTATGATGCTGGGCCGGGGATAAGGTCCGAGGCCGATGTGCGGGTGCTGGCGGATTTTTTCCGCGCGCGGCGCGGGGCGGCGCGGGGGTTCCGCTTTCGCGATCCGTTCGATGCGAGTTCGGCGGCCGATGGCGGATTGCCGACGGCAAGCGACCAGATGCTGGGGGTCGGCGACGGGGTGCGGCGGCAGTTTGCGCTGGTGAAACTTTATGGTGCGGGGGACGCCGAGCAGGTGCGCGCGATCCGGCTGCCGGTGGCGGGGAGCGTGCGGGTGTCGGTCGATGGGATCGAGACGGCGGGGTTTTCGGTGACGGGCGCGGGTGAGGTGCTGCTGGATGTGGCGCCCGCTGCAGGGATCGCGGTGCGCGCCGGATTTCTGTTCGATGTGCCGGTGCGCTTTGCCGAGGATCGGCTGGAGGCGAGCCGCGCGACCTTTCTGGCGGGCGAGATTGCGCGCGTGCCGCTGGTCGAGGTGCGGGCGCCATGGTGA